From a single Ailuropoda melanoleuca isolate Jingjing chromosome 12, ASM200744v2, whole genome shotgun sequence genomic region:
- the CRYBA4 gene encoding beta-crystallin A4 isoform X5, translating to MELMKEAGNMTLQCTKSAGHWKIVVWDEEGFQGRRHEFTAECPSVLELGFETVRSLKVLSGAWVGFEHAGFQGQQYVLERGEYPCWDAWSGNTAYPSDRLTSFRPVACANHRDSRLTIFEQENFLGRKGELSDDYPSLQAMGWDGNEVGSFHVHSGAWVCSQFPGYRGFQYVLECDHHSGDYKHFREWGSHAQTFQVQSVRRIQQ from the exons ATGGAGCTGATGAAG GAAGCTGGCAACATGACCCTGCAGTGCACCAAGTCCGCGGGACACTGGAAG ATTGTGGTGTGGGACGAGGAGGGCTTCCAGGGCCGGAGGCATGAGTTTACGGCGGAGTGCCCCAGTGTGCTGGAGCTTGGCTTTGAGACTGTGCGGTCTTTGAAAGTGCTGAGCGGAGC GTGGGTAGGCTTTGAGCATGCTGGCTTCCAAGGACAGCAGTATGTGCTGGAGCGAGGCGAGTACCCGTGCTGGGATGCCTGGAGTGGCAACACCGCCTACCCCTCCGATAGGCTCACCTCCTTCCGACCGGTGGCCTGTGCT AACCATCGTGACTCAAGGCTGACCATCTTCGAGCAAGAGAACTTTCTGGGCAGGAAAGGGGAGCTGAGTGATGACTACCCCTCCCTCCAGGCCATGGGCTGGGACGGCAATGAAGTGGGCTCCTTCCACGTCCACTCGGGGGC ctgGGTTTGCTCCCAGTTTCCCGGCTACCGAGGCTTTCAGTACGTTCTGGAGTGCGATCACCACTCAGGCGACTACAAGCATTTCCGAGAGTGGGGCTCTCACGCCCAGACCTTCCAGGTGCAGAGTGTCCGCAGGATCCAGCAGTGA
- the CRYBA4 gene encoding beta-crystallin A4 isoform X4, giving the protein MRQKLRRNDLPQVTQLGRVKFWDALSSAHSPAPIWSPMELMKEAGNMTLQCTKSAGHWKIVVWDEEGFQGRRHEFTAECPSVLELGFETVRSLKVLSGAWVGFEHAGFQGQQYVLERGEYPCWDAWSGNTAYPSDRLTSFRPVACANHRDSRLTIFEQENFLGRKGELSDDYPSLQAMGWDGNEVGSFHVHSGAWVCSQFPGYRGFQYVLECDHHSGDYKHFREWGSHAQTFQVQSVRRIQQ; this is encoded by the exons GCAGAAACTGAGGAGAAATGACCTGCcgcaggtcacacagctaggaagggtGAAGTTTTGGGATGCCTTGTCCAGTGCTCATTCTCCTGCCCCAATCTGGAGTCCCATGGAGCTGATGAAG GAAGCTGGCAACATGACCCTGCAGTGCACCAAGTCCGCGGGACACTGGAAG ATTGTGGTGTGGGACGAGGAGGGCTTCCAGGGCCGGAGGCATGAGTTTACGGCGGAGTGCCCCAGTGTGCTGGAGCTTGGCTTTGAGACTGTGCGGTCTTTGAAAGTGCTGAGCGGAGC GTGGGTAGGCTTTGAGCATGCTGGCTTCCAAGGACAGCAGTATGTGCTGGAGCGAGGCGAGTACCCGTGCTGGGATGCCTGGAGTGGCAACACCGCCTACCCCTCCGATAGGCTCACCTCCTTCCGACCGGTGGCCTGTGCT AACCATCGTGACTCAAGGCTGACCATCTTCGAGCAAGAGAACTTTCTGGGCAGGAAAGGGGAGCTGAGTGATGACTACCCCTCCCTCCAGGCCATGGGCTGGGACGGCAATGAAGTGGGCTCCTTCCACGTCCACTCGGGGGC ctgGGTTTGCTCCCAGTTTCCCGGCTACCGAGGCTTTCAGTACGTTCTGGAGTGCGATCACCACTCAGGCGACTACAAGCATTTCCGAGAGTGGGGCTCTCACGCCCAGACCTTCCAGGTGCAGAGTGTCCGCAGGATCCAGCAGTGA
- the CRYBA4 gene encoding beta-crystallin A4 isoform X7, with protein MTLQCTKSAGHWKIVVWDEEGFQGRRHEFTAECPSVLELGFETVRSLKVLSGAWVGFEHAGFQGQQYVLERGEYPCWDAWSGNTAYPSDRLTSFRPVACANHRDSRLTIFEQENFLGRKGELSDDYPSLQAMGWDGNEVGSFHVHSGAWVCSQFPGYRGFQYVLECDHHSGDYKHFREWGSHAQTFQVQSVRRIQQ; from the exons ATGACCCTGCAGTGCACCAAGTCCGCGGGACACTGGAAG ATTGTGGTGTGGGACGAGGAGGGCTTCCAGGGCCGGAGGCATGAGTTTACGGCGGAGTGCCCCAGTGTGCTGGAGCTTGGCTTTGAGACTGTGCGGTCTTTGAAAGTGCTGAGCGGAGC GTGGGTAGGCTTTGAGCATGCTGGCTTCCAAGGACAGCAGTATGTGCTGGAGCGAGGCGAGTACCCGTGCTGGGATGCCTGGAGTGGCAACACCGCCTACCCCTCCGATAGGCTCACCTCCTTCCGACCGGTGGCCTGTGCT AACCATCGTGACTCAAGGCTGACCATCTTCGAGCAAGAGAACTTTCTGGGCAGGAAAGGGGAGCTGAGTGATGACTACCCCTCCCTCCAGGCCATGGGCTGGGACGGCAATGAAGTGGGCTCCTTCCACGTCCACTCGGGGGC ctgGGTTTGCTCCCAGTTTCCCGGCTACCGAGGCTTTCAGTACGTTCTGGAGTGCGATCACCACTCAGGCGACTACAAGCATTTCCGAGAGTGGGGCTCTCACGCCCAGACCTTCCAGGTGCAGAGTGTCCGCAGGATCCAGCAGTGA
- the CRYBA4 gene encoding beta-crystallin A4 isoform X3, translating to MPLPGAPGGLVRQKLRRNDLPQVTQLGRVKFWDALSSAHSPAPIWSPMELMKEAGNMTLQCTKSAGHWKIVVWDEEGFQGRRHEFTAECPSVLELGFETVRSLKVLSGAWVGFEHAGFQGQQYVLERGEYPCWDAWSGNTAYPSDRLTSFRPVACANHRDSRLTIFEQENFLGRKGELSDDYPSLQAMGWDGNEVGSFHVHSGAWVCSQFPGYRGFQYVLECDHHSGDYKHFREWGSHAQTFQVQSVRRIQQ from the exons ATGCCActtccaggggctcctggtggTTTAGTCAG GCAGAAACTGAGGAGAAATGACCTGCcgcaggtcacacagctaggaagggtGAAGTTTTGGGATGCCTTGTCCAGTGCTCATTCTCCTGCCCCAATCTGGAGTCCCATGGAGCTGATGAAG GAAGCTGGCAACATGACCCTGCAGTGCACCAAGTCCGCGGGACACTGGAAG ATTGTGGTGTGGGACGAGGAGGGCTTCCAGGGCCGGAGGCATGAGTTTACGGCGGAGTGCCCCAGTGTGCTGGAGCTTGGCTTTGAGACTGTGCGGTCTTTGAAAGTGCTGAGCGGAGC GTGGGTAGGCTTTGAGCATGCTGGCTTCCAAGGACAGCAGTATGTGCTGGAGCGAGGCGAGTACCCGTGCTGGGATGCCTGGAGTGGCAACACCGCCTACCCCTCCGATAGGCTCACCTCCTTCCGACCGGTGGCCTGTGCT AACCATCGTGACTCAAGGCTGACCATCTTCGAGCAAGAGAACTTTCTGGGCAGGAAAGGGGAGCTGAGTGATGACTACCCCTCCCTCCAGGCCATGGGCTGGGACGGCAATGAAGTGGGCTCCTTCCACGTCCACTCGGGGGC ctgGGTTTGCTCCCAGTTTCCCGGCTACCGAGGCTTTCAGTACGTTCTGGAGTGCGATCACCACTCAGGCGACTACAAGCATTTCCGAGAGTGGGGCTCTCACGCCCAGACCTTCCAGGTGCAGAGTGTCCGCAGGATCCAGCAGTGA
- the CRYBA4 gene encoding beta-crystallin A4 isoform X2, whose amino-acid sequence MEQTPGVFSSNSLLSQMEKLRPSWNRQKLRRNDLPQVTQLGRVKFWDALSSAHSPAPIWSPMELMKEAGNMTLQCTKSAGHWKIVVWDEEGFQGRRHEFTAECPSVLELGFETVRSLKVLSGAWVGFEHAGFQGQQYVLERGEYPCWDAWSGNTAYPSDRLTSFRPVACANHRDSRLTIFEQENFLGRKGELSDDYPSLQAMGWDGNEVGSFHVHSGAWVCSQFPGYRGFQYVLECDHHSGDYKHFREWGSHAQTFQVQSVRRIQQ is encoded by the exons ATGGAACAGACGCCAGGAGTCTTCTCATCCAATTCCCTCCTttcacaaatggagaaactgaggcccagctggAACAG GCAGAAACTGAGGAGAAATGACCTGCcgcaggtcacacagctaggaagggtGAAGTTTTGGGATGCCTTGTCCAGTGCTCATTCTCCTGCCCCAATCTGGAGTCCCATGGAGCTGATGAAG GAAGCTGGCAACATGACCCTGCAGTGCACCAAGTCCGCGGGACACTGGAAG ATTGTGGTGTGGGACGAGGAGGGCTTCCAGGGCCGGAGGCATGAGTTTACGGCGGAGTGCCCCAGTGTGCTGGAGCTTGGCTTTGAGACTGTGCGGTCTTTGAAAGTGCTGAGCGGAGC GTGGGTAGGCTTTGAGCATGCTGGCTTCCAAGGACAGCAGTATGTGCTGGAGCGAGGCGAGTACCCGTGCTGGGATGCCTGGAGTGGCAACACCGCCTACCCCTCCGATAGGCTCACCTCCTTCCGACCGGTGGCCTGTGCT AACCATCGTGACTCAAGGCTGACCATCTTCGAGCAAGAGAACTTTCTGGGCAGGAAAGGGGAGCTGAGTGATGACTACCCCTCCCTCCAGGCCATGGGCTGGGACGGCAATGAAGTGGGCTCCTTCCACGTCCACTCGGGGGC ctgGGTTTGCTCCCAGTTTCCCGGCTACCGAGGCTTTCAGTACGTTCTGGAGTGCGATCACCACTCAGGCGACTACAAGCATTTCCGAGAGTGGGGCTCTCACGCCCAGACCTTCCAGGTGCAGAGTGTCCGCAGGATCCAGCAGTGA
- the CRYBA4 gene encoding beta-crystallin A4 isoform X6: MAGNMTLQCTKSAGHWKIVVWDEEGFQGRRHEFTAECPSVLELGFETVRSLKVLSGAWVGFEHAGFQGQQYVLERGEYPCWDAWSGNTAYPSDRLTSFRPVACANHRDSRLTIFEQENFLGRKGELSDDYPSLQAMGWDGNEVGSFHVHSGAWVCSQFPGYRGFQYVLECDHHSGDYKHFREWGSHAQTFQVQSVRRIQQ; the protein is encoded by the exons ATGG CTGGCAACATGACCCTGCAGTGCACCAAGTCCGCGGGACACTGGAAG ATTGTGGTGTGGGACGAGGAGGGCTTCCAGGGCCGGAGGCATGAGTTTACGGCGGAGTGCCCCAGTGTGCTGGAGCTTGGCTTTGAGACTGTGCGGTCTTTGAAAGTGCTGAGCGGAGC GTGGGTAGGCTTTGAGCATGCTGGCTTCCAAGGACAGCAGTATGTGCTGGAGCGAGGCGAGTACCCGTGCTGGGATGCCTGGAGTGGCAACACCGCCTACCCCTCCGATAGGCTCACCTCCTTCCGACCGGTGGCCTGTGCT AACCATCGTGACTCAAGGCTGACCATCTTCGAGCAAGAGAACTTTCTGGGCAGGAAAGGGGAGCTGAGTGATGACTACCCCTCCCTCCAGGCCATGGGCTGGGACGGCAATGAAGTGGGCTCCTTCCACGTCCACTCGGGGGC ctgGGTTTGCTCCCAGTTTCCCGGCTACCGAGGCTTTCAGTACGTTCTGGAGTGCGATCACCACTCAGGCGACTACAAGCATTTCCGAGAGTGGGGCTCTCACGCCCAGACCTTCCAGGTGCAGAGTGTCCGCAGGATCCAGCAGTGA